A region from the Colwellia sp. PAMC 21821 genome encodes:
- a CDS encoding ABC transporter permease, translating to MLLLTILSFSLSFLFPGDQLINLTGQINASPEQLAVLAEEYQQQSGLISQYFSYLNHLFHGEMGYSMTSQLPIATEVLNRLPATIELTSVALLVAMFFGIPIGFFAAIYHRKLPDNFILAIAMIGYSIPVFWLGILAILVFSIQLGWLPSAGQISLLFEIPHVTGLQLIDILLSDSPYKWQAFQDATRHLILPVIVVALAPATIFMRLARTAMLEVLDTHYIKAANAKGLTFSQIIYRHAMRNAVIKVIRDVGLQFANLITIAMVTEVIFSWPGIGRWLIESIYQRDYTAIQGGLIVLSTFIFIVHIIIDFVYAALNPLAREPSHGKR from the coding sequence ATGCTGTTATTGACAATATTGTCTTTTAGCTTGAGTTTTTTATTTCCCGGTGACCAACTCATCAATCTCACTGGTCAAATTAATGCCTCGCCTGAGCAACTAGCTGTTTTAGCTGAAGAGTATCAACAGCAATCAGGATTAATAAGCCAATATTTCAGTTATCTCAACCATCTATTTCATGGTGAGATGGGTTATTCTATGACCAGTCAATTGCCGATAGCCACTGAAGTACTGAACCGTTTACCTGCAACAATTGAATTGACCTCGGTGGCTTTACTTGTCGCCATGTTTTTTGGCATACCCATAGGTTTTTTTGCCGCTATATATCATCGAAAACTCCCGGATAATTTCATATTGGCCATTGCGATGATTGGCTACTCAATCCCTGTTTTTTGGTTAGGAATACTGGCTATATTGGTGTTTTCTATACAATTAGGCTGGTTACCTTCTGCTGGTCAAATAAGCCTGTTATTTGAAATTCCACATGTTACGGGATTACAATTAATTGATATTTTACTCAGTGACAGTCCCTATAAATGGCAAGCTTTCCAGGATGCTACTCGACACCTTATATTACCGGTAATTGTTGTGGCACTTGCCCCTGCTACCATTTTTATGCGCTTAGCACGCACGGCAATGTTAGAGGTTTTAGACACCCATTATATTAAAGCGGCAAATGCAAAAGGCTTAACTTTCAGCCAAATTATTTATCGACATGCAATGCGTAATGCAGTTATTAAAGTTATCAGAGATGTAGGTTTGCAGTTTGCCAACCTGATTACTATTGCGATGGTAACTGAGGTTATTTTTAGCTGGCCTGGTATTGGGCGCTGGTTAATCGAAAGTATTTATCAACGCGACTATACCGCAATTCAAGGCGGACTTATTGTGCTATCTACCTTTATATTTATTGTACATATAATTATTGATTTTGTTTATGCAGCGCTTAATCCTCTAGCTCGGGAGCCAAGTCATGGCAAGAGATAA
- a CDS encoding ABC transporter permease subunit → MARDKIYQEEEFPTPLMQLWHNFKQPPVVLIGFGCFLFLIVLAILANIIAPYSAVENHLDHLLLPPAWSDDGDISFLLGTDNLGRDMLSRLIDGTSLTFGLSIIVVIASLAIGVVIGSLSALTTGIKSSFLNHFLDVILSIPSLLLAIIIVAILGPGLENTLWAVIMVLIPQFVHVTRNAVREEFAKDYVLASRLDGASSIRILRYSIFPNIIEKLISQATLAQSAAILDIAALGFLGLGAPIPMPEWGAMLANGIDLFYIAPWTVYLPGLAILFSVVATNLVGEGMRHALKVRKEN, encoded by the coding sequence ATGGCAAGAGATAAAATATACCAAGAAGAAGAGTTTCCAACGCCATTGATGCAATTGTGGCATAACTTCAAGCAACCTCCTGTGGTTTTGATCGGGTTTGGCTGTTTCTTGTTCCTCATTGTTTTAGCGATTTTAGCCAATATTATTGCTCCTTATTCCGCAGTTGAAAATCATTTAGATCACTTGTTACTGCCACCAGCATGGAGTGATGATGGTGATATCAGTTTTTTACTCGGTACAGACAACCTTGGTCGAGACATGTTATCACGCTTAATTGACGGGACTTCTCTGACTTTTGGTTTAAGTATTATTGTCGTTATTGCCTCTTTAGCTATTGGCGTTGTTATCGGCTCATTATCGGCCCTAACTACCGGTATTAAATCGAGTTTTTTAAACCATTTTCTCGACGTTATCTTGTCAATACCTTCCTTACTTTTAGCCATTATTATTGTAGCGATACTCGGTCCAGGCCTAGAAAACACCTTATGGGCTGTTATTATGGTGCTTATTCCACAGTTTGTTCATGTTACGCGAAATGCAGTTAGGGAAGAGTTTGCTAAAGACTATGTGTTAGCGTCACGCCTTGATGGTGCAAGCTCTATTAGAATTTTACGTTATTCTATTTTTCCTAATATTATCGAAAAATTAATCAGCCAAGCCACACTTGCACAATCAGCCGCGATTCTAGACATAGCCGCGCTTGGTTTTTTAGGCTTAGGCGCCCCTATTCCTATGCCTGAATGGGGAGCTATGTTAGCCAACGGTATTGATTTATTTTATATCGCGCCTTGGACCGTCTACTTGCCCGGTTTAGCTATTTTATTTTCGGTTGTCGCGACTAATTTAGTCGGTGAAGGCATGCGCCATGCGCTTAAAGTGCGCAAGGAAAACTAA
- a CDS encoding oligopeptide/dipeptide ABC transporter ATP-binding protein gives MNLIDIRNLSIELKTGAKPIFAVDRVNLTMKEGEVRGLVGESGSGKSLLAQAIVGVLDEKWRVDADRFHWRGNDLMRLSPAERKAIISKDVAMIFQEPMACLDPTTTIGEQLEEAVDVEQLTGFFWQKRQQRKQAAVNLLHKVGIKQHEVCVKSFPHQLTDALCQRVMIAMALARRPMLLIADEPTAAMESTNQGQIFRLLASLNQLKNMSILLISHDLENVTHWTNTITVMYSGQFVEAGTTEQIFNQPYHPYTRALVDSSPKANIMIPNKSRLMTLPGSIPILQHLPIGCRLGPRCPRAQKNCVDAPKIKNYHGHQVSCHFPLKDSYS, from the coding sequence ATGAACTTAATTGATATCCGTAATCTTTCTATTGAATTGAAAACAGGGGCAAAACCCATATTTGCCGTTGACCGTGTCAACCTCACCATGAAGGAAGGGGAAGTTCGCGGTTTAGTGGGAGAGTCTGGTTCAGGCAAGTCGTTGCTAGCACAAGCTATTGTTGGCGTACTTGATGAAAAATGGCGAGTTGACGCTGACCGATTTCATTGGCGAGGCAATGATCTGATGCGCTTGTCACCAGCAGAGCGAAAAGCGATTATATCTAAAGACGTGGCGATGATATTCCAAGAGCCAATGGCTTGTTTAGATCCCACCACCACCATAGGTGAGCAATTAGAAGAAGCCGTTGATGTTGAACAGTTAACTGGATTTTTTTGGCAGAAACGACAACAACGAAAACAAGCAGCAGTCAATTTATTACATAAAGTGGGCATCAAACAACACGAAGTCTGTGTAAAAAGCTTTCCACATCAATTAACCGATGCGCTATGTCAACGTGTGATGATTGCTATGGCCCTTGCACGACGCCCTATGTTGCTAATCGCTGATGAACCTACTGCAGCGATGGAAAGTACTAACCAAGGGCAAATATTTCGTCTCTTAGCGAGCTTAAACCAACTTAAAAACATGTCGATATTACTGATCAGCCATGATCTAGAGAATGTTACCCATTGGACGAATACTATTACGGTTATGTACAGTGGCCAATTTGTCGAGGCTGGCACTACAGAGCAAATATTTAACCAACCTTATCATCCATATACGCGTGCGCTTGTCGATAGTAGCCCAAAAGCGAATATAATGATCCCTAATAAATCTCGACTGATGACTTTGCCTGGTAGTATCCCTATTTTGCAACATCTACCCATTGGATGTCGGCTAGGTCCCAGGTGTCCTCGCGCACAAAAAAACTGCGTAGACGCACCTAAAATTAAAAACTACCATGGTCATCAAGTTAGTTGCCACTTTCCACTGAAGGATAGCTACTCGTGA
- a CDS encoding ATP-binding cassette domain-containing protein → MSNVLLQVSELSKTYKDKNYWFNRKCVTALEPLSFDIMAHKTLAIVGETGSGKSTVAKLLVGAEMPTTGHIRLNGQTLEPGNFKQRCQHIRMIFQDSGTTLNPSLTIEQLLDEPLRLNTKLDEGERHQLIRETLHKVGLLADHMSFYPHMFSGGQKQRISLARAIILKPQVIILDEALASLDPSLRSQMINLLLDLQQQMGLAFILISHNLGIVRHFSDEMMVLSNGKVLEFGKTSDILQKPKHKYTKKLIMSQRFQLHYR, encoded by the coding sequence GTGAGTAATGTTTTATTACAAGTATCCGAGCTAAGTAAAACCTACAAAGATAAAAACTACTGGTTTAACCGTAAATGCGTTACGGCACTAGAGCCTCTATCTTTTGATATTATGGCGCATAAAACCCTCGCGATAGTTGGCGAAACAGGCTCTGGAAAGTCTACGGTTGCAAAATTATTGGTTGGTGCTGAAATGCCAACTACCGGCCATATTCGTTTAAATGGTCAAACTTTAGAGCCTGGAAATTTCAAACAGCGTTGCCAACATATTCGCATGATTTTCCAAGACTCTGGCACAACATTAAATCCTAGCCTTACGATAGAACAACTATTAGATGAGCCTTTACGACTCAACACTAAGCTAGATGAAGGTGAGCGTCATCAATTGATCCGAGAAACCTTACATAAGGTCGGTTTATTGGCTGACCATATGAGCTTTTATCCCCATATGTTTTCTGGTGGTCAAAAACAACGTATTTCACTGGCGCGAGCAATAATATTAAAACCACAAGTCATTATTTTAGACGAAGCTTTAGCGTCACTCGACCCATCTTTGCGCTCTCAAATGATAAATCTATTACTCGATTTACAGCAACAAATGGGACTGGCATTCATATTAATTTCTCATAACCTTGGAATTGTTAGACATTTCAGTGATGAAATGATGGTGTTAAGTAATGGTAAAGTATTAGAGTTTGGAAAAACTTCAGATATATTGCAAAAGCCTAAACATAAGTACACCAAAAAGCTAATCATGAGCCAACGTTTTCAACTGCATTATCGTTAG
- a CDS encoding AraC family transcriptional regulator, translated as MDTKAISAKNGINDIALQGHDALISAKQHKGLLLDAQCNYKGSDLGLILGLQRSIATHDQLAYLMISSATLREASNAGLKYQNYSGRFSGNLVVTSFSEIQAEGCYQIDAKAELGELRLLAIEDILANIVTTARWVLGQTLPITKLRCNYPAPAHIERYQSIFQCPIEFDAPATQLFFNADILDKPLPQASPQSVTLYKKLCEEKSITHNHGDIAWRLSQIIVEDPAAPPSLHDAAKMLHFSPRTLSRKLLAQGWRYQQLIDQVKEIHARRHLSDPTLSITRIGQQLGYADSSGFHRAFKKWTGLSPRAFRQALFEVK; from the coding sequence ATGGATACTAAGGCCATTTCCGCCAAAAATGGTATTAATGACATAGCGCTTCAAGGGCATGATGCATTAATTAGCGCGAAACAGCACAAAGGCTTGTTACTTGATGCTCAGTGCAATTATAAAGGCAGTGACTTAGGTTTAATATTAGGCCTTCAGCGCTCAATTGCAACCCATGATCAACTAGCTTATTTAATGATAAGCAGCGCTACACTACGCGAAGCTAGTAACGCAGGATTAAAATACCAAAATTACTCAGGACGGTTTTCAGGCAACTTAGTGGTCACCTCTTTTAGCGAAATTCAAGCAGAAGGTTGCTATCAAATTGATGCCAAAGCAGAGCTTGGCGAACTACGTTTACTTGCGATTGAAGATATTCTAGCGAATATCGTGACCACTGCACGATGGGTGCTTGGTCAAACATTACCCATTACTAAGCTGAGGTGTAATTACCCCGCACCGGCACATATTGAGCGCTATCAATCTATTTTCCAATGTCCCATTGAATTTGACGCACCCGCGACGCAACTATTTTTTAATGCAGATATTTTAGATAAACCCTTGCCTCAGGCAAGCCCGCAAAGTGTTACGCTATATAAAAAGCTCTGCGAAGAAAAAAGCATTACCCACAATCATGGCGATATTGCATGGCGGCTTTCGCAAATTATTGTTGAAGATCCTGCTGCGCCACCTTCCCTACATGACGCGGCTAAGATGCTGCACTTTAGCCCCCGTACATTAAGCCGTAAGTTGCTGGCCCAAGGTTGGCGATATCAACAGCTTATTGACCAAGTCAAAGAAATCCACGCTAGGCGCCATTTAAGCGATCCGACCTTGTCTATTACTCGAATTGGTCAACAACTCGGTTATGCCGATAGCTCTGGCTTTCATCGCGCTTTCAAAAAATGGACAGGGCTATCTCCACGTGCCTTTCGCCAAGCCTTGTTTGAAGTTAAATAA